The DNA window GCTCGAAGGTCTGGCGCTGCCGGTGACGCGGGCCTCGGCCGCGGCGAGGAGCTGCTCCAGTTCAGGGCTGATGCGGGTCGAGCCGAGGCGAGGGAGGCCGTCGTCGCCAGGGGCGGGGGGAAGCAGCGAGCCGACATCGATGGGTTCGAGCTCCGGCGGATAATCGGAGAGTTCCAGAGGCGGATCACTTTCGAGCTGAGGCGGGCGGCCGCTGGCGAGGCGAGGATACGAAGGCGGCGGGGGAGGGAAAGAGACGACGCGCGGCTCCAGCGCGGCGGTGATCTGGGCGGCGAGTTCCGTCAGCTCGACGGGACGCTCGACACGCGGGGCGCCGTACCGTGACGAAAAGGCCGCGGCACGCGCCGGGTGACCCAGGAGGAGCACCGCCGGTGGGGGAACGAGCGGGGGCTGATGGAGGCGTTCGAGCGCCGCGGCCGCGCCCTCGTGGTCGACGTCGACGATCACCACGGCAGGCCCGGTGGCAAGCTGGGCTTCGAGGTCGTCGAGGTGCGCCCAGGTGACGTCGAAGCCCCACGCGCGGAGCGCCGAGCCCATCGCTTCGCCATCGAGGGCGCCCGCGATGAGGACGCCATGTCCCGAGGGCGGCGGAGGGAGGTGAGCGTGGTCCTGGGGCTGGTCCATGGTGCCGAGCCTTCGGAACGGTCCGAAAGTCGCCGGGGCGAGACTGTCGCGCGCGCTGGTGGCCTGTCAACGCGCTCCAGTCGTCGTGACGTGTCGGGCGGTCATCTGGGGCCGGGCCGGGCGCCGTCCGGAGGTCGTCGGGTGCCGGCGATGACCCGGGCGTGCTAAAGGGTCGAGGTGTTCGCCGGTGCGTCGTTCAACGAGATCGGGCTGGTCGCTTTTCTGGTGGTGTTGATCATGATCGCGCCCAAGGTGAGCCGGCTCGGTGAGATCATCGGGGGACTGTTCGAGCGATCAGGTCCAGAGGCCAGCGCTGGCGAGGAGCGCGGCGGGGGCACGGGCGGCCACGATCCCGAGGGGTGATTTCGGTCCGGAAGATCACGGAGGCGAGGGGGGCTCCCCTCCAGCGGGGCGGATGACCTCTGCGGAGGGCGGCACGGGGAGGGGCGCCGGGGCGCCGTTCTCTGCTGGAGCGCCTCGGCGTGGGGTGGGTTCGAGCAGATCGGGGGCCGCCATGCGCGCGGCGCGGAAGGCGAGGAGGCGCTCCACCAGCGTGGCGGTCTGTTCGGTCGGCAAGCGCAGCCGGAGCTGCAGGGTGTCACCCTGCTGTTCGAGCGAGATGCGTTCGAGCAGCGCCGACATGCCGCTCTGGTGGGCCTCGAGGTTGCGGACTTGCGCGTCCCTTGCCTTGCGCAAGCGTTCGGCCAGTGCGGCACAAGGGGGAGCGCTTTCACAGGTGACCACGGCGTGCAGCGAGACGTCGGTGCCGAGCTCGACACCGATCCCGGCGGAGAGGATCGCTGTCGGGGCGCTCGGCGAGCCTGGGGCCGCGTCGAGCGCGAGTTCTTCCGAGAGAGCGCGGCGATGTTCAGGAGTGAGGACCAAAGAGATGCGCATCGCGTGGCCCGCGGCGGCGCGCACGGCGTCGGCGTGCGCGCTGATGGCGCGGACGCTGGGCGTGCGACGGTCGGCGCTGTCGATCATGGCGCGCAGGTAGCTGCCGCTGCCGAGGAGCACGGGGCCGCCCTCGCGCACGGCGAGCTCCTGGCCCGCGGCGGCGCTGGCGTCACGCACGGTGCGGAAGCTGCCGACGGGGGTCACCACCGGCTGGCCGCCGCGGGCTTCGATGACGCGGGTCGCGCAGGTGACGAAGGCGTCGGCCTGGACCCGTCCCATGGCGGAGAGACCGAGTTCGCTGCCCTCGGACGGCGGTGGGACGGCGAGTGCGATCTCGTCGAGGGCATCGATCGGATCGAAACCGCACAGATCGACGACCTTGCCGGCCCCCTGGATCTGTCGTCCTTCCCGGAAGAAGGGCGCGCCCACGGGTGACGCCTTCAGCGTGCGGAGGTTGGCGGTGCCGACGAGCAGCGCCTCACGCGGGATGGCGTCGAGCGCGCTGGCCGGAGCCTCGGCGTCGGAGGAGGGGCGGCGCTGGACGAGCCAGGCCACGCCGCCGCCGAGCGCGGCGCCGACGGCGAGGAGCGCCAGGGTGTTGCGGATGCGCTGCTGCACGGGGGAGCGTTACCACAGGGCGCTGCCGAGCGCGCGTGCCGCCATGCGTCACGACGGCGCTGCGCGGACTGGGGGGAAGCGTGGATGGATCTGGAGAACGCGGTTGCCCTATGCTGCCTGCCTCGCGTTCGATGCATCCGAGGAGATAGCCCCATGCCGAGCGATACGATTCCGGCGCGTCTGTTCGTCCGGGCCAAGGAACGTCCCGAAGCGCCTGCCTACCTGGTGAAGGAGGGCGGCGCCTGGAAGATGACGACATGGCGGCAGTACGCGAGCGAGGTGAAGGGCGCCGCCAAGTCGCTGCTCGCGCTGGGGCTGGGCGCCTCCTCCACGGTGAGCATCATCGGGTTCAACCGGCCCGAGTGGGTGATCCTCGATGTCGCGGCGATGGCCATCGGCGGCGCGCCGGCGGGGATCTACACCACCTCCTCGGCGGAAGAGGTGCAGTTCATCGTTCACCACGCAGAGTCGAAGGTGCTCCTCGTGGAGAACGAGCGGCAGCTCGAGAAGGTGACGAAGGTCTGGGGGGAGCTGCCGCTGCTCGAGCACGTCGTGGTCATGCGTGGCAGCGGGACGGGTAGCGATCCTCGCGTGCTGTCGTGGGACGACTTTCTGTCGCGCGGGAAGGATGTGACGGACGAGGCCTTCTTCGAGCGGCTCGACGCGCTCGAGCCAGACGGGCTCGCGACGCTGATCTACACCTCCGGGACGACGGGGCCGCCCAAGGGGGTCATGCTCAGCCACCGCAACCTCTCGTGGACGGCGGACGTGGCGAAGAGGATGACGGAGCTGACCCCCTGGGACTGCTCGCTGTCGTACCTGCCGCTGTCGCACATCGCCGAGCAGGTATTCACGATACACGGCCCGATCACGGCGGGGTCGTCGGTCTATTTCGCCGAGTCGATCGAGAAGATGGCCGAGAACCTGCGCGAGGTGCAGCCGACGGTGTTCTTCGGGGTGCCCAGGGTGTGGGAGAAGCTGCACACGGGGGTCGCCGGGAAGCTCGGCGAGGCCAAGGGGCTGAGGAGAGCGATCGCGGAGCAGGCGATGCAGACGGGGCGCGCGCTTCACGAGGTGCTGAACCGCGACGAGGCGCCGAGCTCGGTGGTGAAGCTGAAGCACCGCCTCTTCGAGCGGCTGGTGTATGCGAAGGTGAAGCAGGCGGTGGGCTTCGGGCGCGCACGCGTGTGCGTGAGCGGCGCGGCGCCGATCGGCAAGGAAGTCATCGATTTTTTTGCCGGTCTGGATCTGCCGATCCGCGAGGTCTACGGCCAGTCCGAGGACACGGGGCCGACGAGCTTCAACCTGCCGGGTCGCAGCCGCTTCGGGACGGTGGGGCCGGCGATTCCGGGGGTCGAGGTGCGGATAGCCGAGGACGGGGAGATCCAGGTGAAGGGGCCCAACGTCTTCCTCGGTTACTACAAGGACCCCAAGGCGACCGGCGAGACGCTCGTCGACGGCTGGCTCTGCTCCGGTGATCTCGGCAAGTTCGACCAGGATGGCTTCCTGCACATCACGGGGCGCAAGAAGGACATCATCATCACGGCCGGCGGCAAGAACATCACGCCGCAGAACATCGAGCTCTCGCTGAAGGAGCACCCGCTCGTCGCCGAGGCCGTCGTGATCGGTGATCGGCGCCGGTACCTGACCGCGCTCATCGTGCTGAACGCCGAGGCTGCCGAGCGCTTCGCCGCGGAGCAGACCCTCTCGGGTCCGCTGCACGAGAACGCGCAGATCCGGCTGGAAGTGCAGCAGCGTGTGGACGAGGTGAACGCTCAGCTGGGTCAGGTGGAGACCGTGAAGCGGTTCACCATCGTGAGCCGCGCGTTCGGAATCGATACGGGTGAGCTGACGCCGACGCTCAAGGTGAAGCGTCGCAGCGTGGCAGAGAACTTTGCACGCGAGATCGACGCCATGTACGCGGAGTGATGGGGTGACCTCGATCAGGGCCGTCTCGTTCGATTTCGGTCAGACGCTCGCCGAGCTGGACACCGCGATGCTGTCGCGGCGCCTGCTGGAGCGCGGGGTTCGGGTGCCCGTCGAGCAGCTGGAGGGCGCCGTCCCTTCGGCGTGGGAGGCGTACAACACCGCGATCCATCGTGGTGAGAGCGGTCATCCGTGGAAGACGTTGATGTCGCGGTTGCTCGAGGTGGCGGGCGTCGAGGCCACAGCTGCGTCGTCCGGAGGCGCTGGGAACCTGGAGGCGGCTGGGCGTGCAGGCGATGCCGAAGGGGGCCTCGGGCGGAGCGCGCTGGTGGACTGGCTCTGGGACGAGCAGCCACGCCGAAACCTGTGGCGCCGTCCCATCGCCGGCATGATCGAACTCGTGGAGGAGCTGCAGCGAGCGGGCATTCCAGTGGCCGTGCTGTCGAACTCCGAAGGGCGGCTGGCCGAGCTCGCCGACGAGCTGGGATGGCGCGCACGTTTCGTAGCGATCGCCGATTCTGGCAAGCTCGGCTTCGAGAAGCCCGGGCGGGAGATCTTCGCCTGGACCGCGGCGGCCCTGGGGGTCTCGCTGGAGCATGTCGCGCATGTCGGAGACTCGCTGGCCGCGGATGTCGAAGGCGCGCTCGCGGCGGGCATGCGGGCGGTGTGGTTCGGAGGCGAGTCGCGGCGCATCGCCGGGCTCGGCGAGCGTGTCGCGGTGGCGTCGGACGCGGCAGGGGTCCGGGCGGCACTTCAGGGGTTCGGGTTGTCGTTCCCTTGATGGCGCGACGCCTGCAACTCGTCGTCGGCGACGTGTCCCCTGGGCTGTGCGGGCGTCACTGAGGCTGCGGGAACTGAGGGAGCCCCGAGGGGAGCGGCGGCAGCGACGAGGGGAGGGTGGTGGGAAAGCCCGAGGGGAGGGTGGTGGGGAAGCCGGAGGGGAGCGCCCAGGGTTGGCCAGCGGGGGTAGTCGGGGCTGGCTGAGGCTGCTGGGGATGAGGCTGAGGCTGCGGTTGCTGGGGGTAAGGGTGGGGCTGGGGCTGCTGGGGATGAGGCTGGGGCTGGCCGTAGGGCTGCACCGGGTGCTGCGGACGGGGCGGATCGGATGAGCAGCCGAGCATGACGCAGATGCCGCTGACGGCGAGGGCAAAGGACAAGAGCAGGGTGCGCATGCGTGCATGCTAACGGACCGGGGTGTGGTGAGAAACGGCGTGTCTCGTCCATCGCATCTCGCCGGATCGGCCTTGAACCTGCGCGAACGTGCCTGGCGGTACCCCAGCGCCGCCGAGACGTGCCACAATGCGGTCACTCAAGGGCCTCCCGGCCCGTCAATGGCTATGCGATCCAACGAGATCCATCCGGGCGATTTGATCGCGGGAAAGTACCGGGTACGCGCCATCCTCGGTCGTACTCACGGGCTCCTGCTCGAGGCCTTCCACACCGAGTTCGACCAGCAGGTGATCATCAAGGTCCTGCCGGGCGGCTGGGGCGACGAAAAGGAGATCGAGCGCTTCCGCCGAGAAGCGCGCACGCTGGCGAAGCTCGAGTCAGAGCATGTGGCGCGCATCATCGATGTCGGCAGCCAGGACGATGGCTCGTTCTACCTGGTCCGGCAGTACCTCGACGGCATGGACCTCGGGGCCTTCCTGCGTCAGCGCACGCAGCTCACCCTCGAAGAGGCGGTGCTGCTGGTGCTCCAGGCCGCAGAGGCCGTCGCCGAGACGCACAGCCACTCGATCATCATCCGAGAGCTCCAACCCTCGCATCTGTTCGTGACCCAGCGGGTGGGTGGCGCGCCGCTGCTCAAGATCGTCGACTTCGGCACAGCGAAGCTGATGCGTGATGCGGCAGCGCCCACGGCGGGTGGGGAGCTCACCGCGACGGCGATGTTCGGCCTCTCGCCGTACACCTCTCCGGAGCTGGTGCGCAAAGCCAAGAACGTGGATCAGCGAACGGACGTGTGGTCGCTCGGCGCGATGCTCTACGAGCTGGTCACGGGGCGTCCTCCTTTCAACGGCGACATGGCCGTACTGATGCTGCAGATCGCAAAAGAGGAGCCGGTCCCGGCCACGCAGTACCGGCCTGATCTGCCGGCAGAGATGGACCAGATCCTGGGCTGGGCGCTCGCCAAGGACGTCGATGGCCGTTTCCGCAACGTCCACGCCTTGGCGCACGCGCTGACACCCTTCGCCAACACGGAGGGGCGGCTGCTCATCGAGCGGATCGGCCAGATCACGCATGCGGCCAAGAAGAAGAAGACCGTGTCGATCGCGCCGGCCCCGGCGTCGAGCAGCGGTGGATACCTGCCGCCCCCGACGCCACCCCCCGGGAGGCCTCGGCCTGAAGACTCGGTGACGAGCGTCAAGTCGCAGCAGCAACAGCAGGCTGGCATCGCGACGCAGAACTTGCCGGCGTACAACCCGGCCGGATCTGGCTCCCCCTCCGGGTTCCCTCCGCCGAGTGGGAGTGGGTCGAGATCGTCACGGCCCGGGGCCTCGTCGCGCTCAGGAGCGACCACGCCTCGAAACGAGACGGTCGCGGCGCTGGGTGGACCGTCGACGGTGCAGCCGGCGACGCTGAGGACCGCTTCGGCGCAGCCTCCGCCGAAGAGTCGGAAGGTAATTTACGGGGTGCTCGCGGCCGCGGCCGTCATCGTGCCGATCCTGGTGACCATCATCGTGCTCAGGAAGCCGAGTGGTGGTGCGATCTCCGCCGATCCCGACAAGCCCATCGAGATCCCGGTGGCGACGGCGGCTGTGCCGACGACGGAGCCCGCGGCGCCAGCGCCGACGGCCGAGGCGGTGGCGCCGACGCCAACGAGCGAGCCGGTGGCCTCGGCTGAGCCGGTGGCCTCCGCCGAGCCAGCAGCGTCTGCGGCCAGCTCGGCCGCACCCGTCGCGAGCGCGGCTGCGACGGCGGCGCCAGCCGGCCAGGGGGCCGTGGCTTCTTACGTGCCTTCGACGACGACGAAGAGTTCCGGTTCCTCCGGCAGCAGCGCCAGCAGCAAGCCCAGTGGAAGGGACACCGCCTCATCAGACTCCAGCAGCAGCAGCAGCAGCAGCAGCAGCAGCAGCAGCAGCAGCGAGAAGGGGACCATCGTGGCCGTGGCCTCCGGAGGGAGCTGTTCTTTCACGGTCAACGGGGCGTCCAAGGGGTCCGGGAGCTCGATCCGTGTCTCCGTGTCACCAGGGACCTACTCGGTGAGCTGCAAGCCTTCCGGTAGTGCGGCAAAATCGAAGAGCGTCACCGTGAAGAGCGGGCAGACCGCGTTCGCTGCGTTCCGGCTGGGTAGCTGAGCCGAAGAGCCGACCGGCAGGGCCGCTGCGCTCTGCCCTGTCGGTTGGCCTTCTCGCTTGCGCCACCCATTGGTGTCAGGCCTTGGCGCTTCGGCGCTCGTGACGCCTCACCCATCAATGCTCGAACCGAGCCCGCGGACGGCCGTACCCGTCGGGTACATCATCCGCTCGATCGCCCCGGCGACGGCGGCGCATCGACCCTCGGCGGTGCATGAATCCTTCCGTCGGGTCGGTGTAGCGGAGTGGGATCGTGCATAGCTTGCACGTCCGCTGTGGTGCGCCGGTTGCTGAGGACTGAGCCTACCATGGTAGGTCGAGCAGGTTTTGCAAACGGTTCCGGCAAGGACGTGGGGCACCAGCTTCTGGAGCATGCCCCCGTGGTTCCGCGCGTGATCGAGAAGGCTCGTCGCGCGGATGAAAAGCTGGTCGCGCTCGTGCAAGAGCGGCCGGTGACATCGCTTTGCGTGGCGGCGCTCGCCGGGTACTTGCTCGGTCGGATCGCAACGCGCATCGGTTAGCGCAGGGGGTCGACATGCAAAAGACAGAAGCCAAACAGAAGAGTGTCGAGAGCAGCGACGCCGACGACGATGCGCAGGAGATGCGAGGCGCCCAGGAAGAGGCTCTCCAAGGCGTCGATCCCGGACAGGTACTGGAGACGGTCACGACATTTGCGCGCGAGAACCCCCACACGGCCCTCGCCGTGGCGGCCGGGGTGGGCTTCGTGCTGGGCGGCGGGCTGACGCCTCGACTGCTCGGTGCCATCGGGCTCTTCGTGGCTCGTCAGTACATGCGGGAGACCATGAACGAAGCGCTTCAGGGGTCGCTGATGGACAGGCTCGCTGGAAGCGACGCGGGTAGCGAGCAGAACTGAGCTGGGAGCATCGACCGCGATGGGGTCCAGGCGTCTGGATCCTCTGTGCCCTTGAGAGGCCATGGCTTCTCAGGGGCTTCGGTCATTTTCTCGGAGATGAACGGGCTCCTGTTTCCATGTTCGCGTGACCTGAAGGCGCTGCGGATCCCCGAACTCAAGGCACGGCGAGCGTGAGGCTCACACGAGCTGGCGCGAGCTCAGCGCTTGCCATGGATCAGCGCCATGAAGCGCACGGCGCATGGGCTGCCCATCAGGGTTTGCGGGGTCGTGTCTTCCGGATACGGCACCCGCCACTCTGGCTGAGCGCATCTTCAACGGACTGAGAGACAGAGGCAGGGCACCGGACGGCGAGCAGGGCGCCGCCCGTGTCGACGGCATCCTCGAGGTAGCGCGCTTCATATTCCGGCAGCTGAGCTCCCACCAGGGCACCGAGCAACGTACCAGCTGCGCCCGCAGCTCCTGCGCCCGCGAACCCTGCGACCAGCGGCCCGGCGAAGAAGGCGTCGAGCCCTGGAACGATGAGCGCTCCACCAGCGGCCAGCGCGGTGATCACGCCGCCGAGGATGCCCCCTGCGACCGCGCCGAGGGCTGCGCCTTCGGAGGCTTTGCTGCGGATGGTCAGGCCGATGTCGTCGAGCTGACAAGGAGGCTTGGGGATCATACGGATGTCCTCTGCCGCGACCCCCAGCGAGAGCAGCCGGCCGAGGGCTCCGATCGCCTCGGAGCGTCCCGGAAAGAATGCGGTGAGAACCCGGTAATACATAGGCCGTGGGATATTTTACAAAGCACCGAGCGTGCCGGGTCGAGCTGCGCAGTTGTCGCTCGAAGCGCGAACGCCGCGCCGGGTCTGAGCCGGGCGCGGCGTTCTCGTCCGTCACTGTCTGGAGGCGCGTTCTCAGCTGATGCCGCCAGCATCTCGACCCAGGGCGCCCGCGACATGATTGTTGCTCACGCCCGCTTTCTCCGAGACACGCTGTGCTGCCTGCAGAGCACGCTCTTTCACCTTGGTGGCGCCGTCGGCGAGTTTCTGACGCGTGACGTCTCCTCGGTTGGGCGCAACGAGCACGCCGAGGCCGATCCCTGCGGCCACGCCGAGGCCGAGGCCGATCGAGGCGGGCACGATCCAGTCGATGGAGCTCTTGCGCTGAAAGGGGAAAATGTCCGTCAGGGTATTGAGAAAGTACTTCGTCTTGATCATCGGTACGCTCCGTCGCTGCGGTTCATTCCAACCGGCGCTGCTGCGACGCCCGTGAGCGCCAGCGCCGCCTGAGCGGGTCAGGTGGGGATGACCCAGGCAGCGTGCATGCCAATGACGGATTGGGCAGGAGGGAGTCAGCGGTCGGCGGGCCTGCCGCCGATCGCGCACGTTCCGCTCAGGTCAGTTGCAGAAGCCGTCGATGCAGAGCGATCCTGGCGCGCAGGGCATCGTGGGACCGCACTGATCCCCGAGGTTCACGCTGGAACCACAGACGCTGTACGTCCCGGAGACGGTCGTGACGGACTTGCACTGGTTGAACGCCGGAGGGAGTCCGTTGCAAGCGTTCTGGTTGGGTGCGCTGCAGGCGATGTAGCAGCTGTGATGTAGACAGATGGATCCCTGGGCACACACGTCCTGCTGGCCATCCGCCCCGCAGATGAAGTTCGCCGACTGAGTGGGGATACAGCCGTTCTCGACCCAGACCATGCCATCCGGGCAGGTCGCTCCGTCGCTGCGCGGAACGCAGGCGCCATCGACGCAGACGAGGTCAGGACCTCCGCAGTCGTTGGTGATCACGCAGGGCTGCTGCGGAATGGAGCAGACACCCAGGGTGACGTCGCAGGCGTAGCTGTCAGGACAGTCCGTGTCCGCCGAGCACGAGGTCGTGCATTTACCTTCCACGCACACGTTGCCGCTGGGGCACTGGGTCTGATCGAAGCACTGATCGGCCGGCGCGGTACAGACGCCGCTGACACAGAGGTAGCCGCTGCCCAGGTGGCTGCAATCGGCGTCTTCGCCGCACGCGGCAGGGTTCTCGGGCCGACAGGTGCCGTCGTCGGCGCAGACGTAGCCGTGGATGCATCCGAGCGTCTGGCCATCGACCTCTTGCTGGCATGACCCAGGCTGACAGGTGCCGTCGGGAGCGCAGGTCTCCCCGGTGGCGCAGTCGTCGGGGTTGCCGCAGTAGACGGCACCGCCGCCCCCGTTTCCTCCCGAGCCGCCATGGCCTCCTGTCCCGGAGCCGCCAGGTTGACAGCTCGCGGTGAGATCATCGTCGATGACACACTCATAGCCGCTGCTGCACCCCCAGATGGTGCAGTCGCCGATGTGGCATTGGTGGTCGTCCCCGCAGGTCTCGTTGACCCCGCAGTCCTGTGGTTTCGAGCAGCTGCCGGCGGTGGGGGGGGGGGGACAATTCTGAGAGCTGCAACTCCCGATGGGAGGGGAACTCTCGTCCCAGATCGGACAGCCCGCCAGCACGGACGCCAGAATGCCTGCGAAGCCGAGTAGAGAAAGTCGCGTCATCGCCATCTCCGAAGCATCGGGCCGCCCTTCACCGAGGAGTGCGCCCTCGCGTGCGCGGTCGTGACGAGACCAGGGTAGCAAGCGACATGCCCCCGACAAGTCCTGTCTGGGATCGGGCCGAGTGGCCTCTTTGGGAGACGTAACGTGAAGGACCGTTCACGGCAGCGTGTGGCCAGATGCCGGGGAAAGGGTCGATGTCGTCGATCCGAGCACCGAGAGAATGTCTGAAACGACGCTCCCCGAGGGGGGTGGTCGATTCGCCCTGGTCCCCCTCTCGTGCATGGGGGGTGTCGTCCTGGTGGGGGGGGCGCCTCCGCGGGAGCCTCGCGGGCGCCCGTGCTACCTTCGCTGGCGAGCTCCCGCGGCTCCGGACGCGCCGGTGAATTTTGCTTCGCCGGCCACCGTCCATGATGATGGGGCGAGCTCGACGAGCCGATGGACGTCACCTGCGACCGCTGCCGCACCGAGTACGAGTTCGACGATGCGCTCGTTTCGGGGCGCGGCACCAGCGTCAAGTGCACCAACTGTGGTCATCTGTTCAAGGTGCGGCGCGCTGATGGGGCGCTGCCAGAGCGCTGGCAGGTCCGCACCGCAGATGGTCGTGAGTTCGAGTTCAAGATGCTGCGCGAGCTGCAGGCGGCCATCGGTCGGGCCGAGATTTCCCGGGAAGACGTGCTCTCGCGGGGGAGCGGACCGTCGCGGCGTCTGGGCGAGATCGCGGAGCTCGAGCCGTTCTTCCGCGGCGTCGGCGGGATGATGAGCCCGACCTCGGGCGGAGGGCGTGGTCCGTCGGCGCCCGCGCGCGTCCGGACGACGACCCCCTCGGGTCTCGGCGGCCCTGTGCCGACGGCCGACGAGGACACAGCGGTGCCCTTCGCGCAGCAGGACGCTGGTCAGAGGTCTGGCGCGACGTTGCCGCCGGAGCCTTTCGTGCGAAGCCCCTCCGTGCCGCCGGTATCGGGCGAGCCGACGAGCGCGGAGCCCCTGACGCCGCCGGTCGGGCGGCTTCCCATGATGCCTCCAACGCCGAGCCCTGGCGCCACGCAACCACCGGCGCCCGCGAGGCGGAAATCGCCTCCAGGGGTGATCGTCTCTCCAGAAGACGCGCCTCCTGTGCCTGAACGGCATGGTCCGACGGACTCCCCCAGCGCATCCCAGAGGGGGCAAGGAGAGGGAGGGAGCGCCAGCGGGGGAGGTGGGTCGTCCCAGACCGCGCTTGACCCGCAGCCGATGTCCGGCACGGCGGAAGAGGAGGGGGCAGCGCTTTCTCCGCGCCAGCGCCCGCCGCGGGAGGTGCGGGTACAGTCGGCGCCGCTCACGCCGACGCCTTCGGAGATCCGTTTCTCCATCAGCGAGGATGCCTACGGTGAGCCTCGTTTCACCTCCGTGGTCCCTTCGCGCCGTGCGGGGGCGGCGCGCTGGATGGTGGGTCTCATCGTGGCCGGGTTGGCCGTGCTCGCCGGTGTCATTCTCGTGCCGAAGTACCTGAAGCCCCTCGCGCATACACCCGAACGAGCGAGCGACGAGCGCGCGACCTCGCTGGTCGCGGAGGCCAACCAGGCCTTGCTGGAGGGTGACCTGGAGGGGGCGCGGGACAAGTTGCTGCAAGCGAGCGCGCTCGCCGAGCGTGATCCGAAGATCGCTGTCGACCTGGCCCGGCTCGAGACCGCTGGCGCGGATCTTCGGTGGCTCCGGTTGCGCCTCGTGGAGGGGAAGAGTCCGGACGAGGCGCTCGCTCGGGATGATCTCGAGGTCGCCGTGAACAAGGCTCGGAACGCCGTAGAGCATGCGGAAGCCGTCGCGGCAGGTGATCCGGCAGTCCAGCGTGCGCGCGTGGATCTGGTGCGCTTGCAAGGGGATCTGGGTCGAGCCCGGCTCCTCGTGGGGACGCTGACGGGGGGGGGCGCGCAGGCGGACAATGCGCTGGCCTTGGCCGCCCTCGATGTGGCCGAAGCGCAGCCGAGCTGGCCTGTCGCCATTGGCCGTCTTCGAACGGCTGCGGTGGGCGACCAGGGACTCGGTCGAGCGCGGGGGCTGCTGATCTACGCCCTGGCGCGCTCCGGCGACCTCGCAGCCGCCAGGGCGGAGTACGAGCGACTCGTGGCTTCGGGTCGGCGTAACCCGCTCGCCCCTGCGCTGAAGGCGTTCCTCGACCGGCTGGACTCGTCGCCGGCGCTCCCTGCGACGATGGGTGACGCGGGAGTTCCGGATGCGGCAGAGAGCGGTATGCAAGCTCCAGCAGGGGGGCCGCGAGAGGGGAGGGCGAGCGACGGCGCAGCGGTCGACCCTTCCCCATCGGGTCGTCTCCTGCAGCGTGGAGCATGGAATGACGAGGGGCGGGTCCCCGATGATTATGTGGCGCCCGATCAGGGCGCAGCCGTGGAAGTCTCCGATCTGCCCGGCGTCGCGCCGCCAGCGGCCTCTGCAGGGGCCGCAGCGAACGGTTCTTCACCGGCCGAGATAGACACCTCAGACCTGTCTGGATCCAACTATGAGTGAGCGTCGAGCGGCCATTGTGCCGGCGAGGGAGCGGGACGAGCTTCGAGGGCCGAGAGAGGCAGGTCGTCGTCGCAGGGGCGCGCTGCTGGGGCTCGTATGCACGTCCGCTGTGCTCGTGTCGTGCGTGGGGCGTGAGCGTCGCAACGAATCGAGCCCATCG is part of the Chondromyces crocatus genome and encodes:
- a CDS encoding YtxH domain-containing protein produces the protein MIKTKYFLNTLTDIFPFQRKSSIDWIVPASIGLGLGVAAGIGLGVLVAPNRGDVTRQKLADGATKVKERALQAAQRVSEKAGVSNNHVAGALGRDAGGIS
- a CDS encoding AMP-dependent synthetase/ligase — protein: MPSDTIPARLFVRAKERPEAPAYLVKEGGAWKMTTWRQYASEVKGAAKSLLALGLGASSTVSIIGFNRPEWVILDVAAMAIGGAPAGIYTTSSAEEVQFIVHHAESKVLLVENERQLEKVTKVWGELPLLEHVVVMRGSGTGSDPRVLSWDDFLSRGKDVTDEAFFERLDALEPDGLATLIYTSGTTGPPKGVMLSHRNLSWTADVAKRMTELTPWDCSLSYLPLSHIAEQVFTIHGPITAGSSVYFAESIEKMAENLREVQPTVFFGVPRVWEKLHTGVAGKLGEAKGLRRAIAEQAMQTGRALHEVLNRDEAPSSVVKLKHRLFERLVYAKVKQAVGFGRARVCVSGAAPIGKEVIDFFAGLDLPIREVYGQSEDTGPTSFNLPGRSRFGTVGPAIPGVEVRIAEDGEIQVKGPNVFLGYYKDPKATGETLVDGWLCSGDLGKFDQDGFLHITGRKKDIIITAGGKNITPQNIELSLKEHPLVAEAVVIGDRRRYLTALIVLNAEAAERFAAEQTLSGPLHENAQIRLEVQQRVDEVNAQLGQVETVKRFTIVSRAFGIDTGELTPTLKVKRRSVAENFAREIDAMYAE
- a CDS encoding serine/threonine protein kinase, whose translation is MRSNEIHPGDLIAGKYRVRAILGRTHGLLLEAFHTEFDQQVIIKVLPGGWGDEKEIERFRREARTLAKLESEHVARIIDVGSQDDGSFYLVRQYLDGMDLGAFLRQRTQLTLEEAVLLVLQAAEAVAETHSHSIIIRELQPSHLFVTQRVGGAPLLKIVDFGTAKLMRDAAAPTAGGELTATAMFGLSPYTSPELVRKAKNVDQRTDVWSLGAMLYELVTGRPPFNGDMAVLMLQIAKEEPVPATQYRPDLPAEMDQILGWALAKDVDGRFRNVHALAHALTPFANTEGRLLIERIGQITHAAKKKKTVSIAPAPASSSGGYLPPPTPPPGRPRPEDSVTSVKSQQQQQAGIATQNLPAYNPAGSGSPSGFPPPSGSGSRSSRPGASSRSGATTPRNETVAALGGPSTVQPATLRTASAQPPPKSRKVIYGVLAAAAVIVPILVTIIVLRKPSGGAISADPDKPIEIPVATAAVPTTEPAAPAPTAEAVAPTPTSEPVASAEPVASAEPAASAASSAAPVASAAATAAPAGQGAVASYVPSTTTKSSGSSGSSASSKPSGRDTASSDSSSSSSSSSSSSSSSEKGTIVAVASGGSCSFTVNGASKGSGSSIRVSVSPGTYSVSCKPSGSAAKSKSVTVKSGQTAFAAFRLGS
- a CDS encoding zinc-ribbon domain-containing protein — its product is MDVTCDRCRTEYEFDDALVSGRGTSVKCTNCGHLFKVRRADGALPERWQVRTADGREFEFKMLRELQAAIGRAEISREDVLSRGSGPSRRLGEIAELEPFFRGVGGMMSPTSGGGRGPSAPARVRTTTPSGLGGPVPTADEDTAVPFAQQDAGQRSGATLPPEPFVRSPSVPPVSGEPTSAEPLTPPVGRLPMMPPTPSPGATQPPAPARRKSPPGVIVSPEDAPPVPERHGPTDSPSASQRGQGEGGSASGGGGSSQTALDPQPMSGTAEEEGAALSPRQRPPREVRVQSAPLTPTPSEIRFSISEDAYGEPRFTSVVPSRRAGAARWMVGLIVAGLAVLAGVILVPKYLKPLAHTPERASDERATSLVAEANQALLEGDLEGARDKLLQASALAERDPKIAVDLARLETAGADLRWLRLRLVEGKSPDEALARDDLEVAVNKARNAVEHAEAVAAGDPAVQRARVDLVRLQGDLGRARLLVGTLTGGGAQADNALALAALDVAEAQPSWPVAIGRLRTAAVGDQGLGRARGLLIYALARSGDLAAARAEYERLVASGRRNPLAPALKAFLDRLDSSPALPATMGDAGVPDAAESGMQAPAGGPREGRASDGAAVDPSPSGRLLQRGAWNDEGRVPDDYVAPDQGAAVEVSDLPGVAPPAASAGAAANGSSPAEIDTSDLSGSNYE
- a CDS encoding HAD family hydrolase, whose amino-acid sequence is MTSIRAVSFDFGQTLAELDTAMLSRRLLERGVRVPVEQLEGAVPSAWEAYNTAIHRGESGHPWKTLMSRLLEVAGVEATAASSGGAGNLEAAGRAGDAEGGLGRSALVDWLWDEQPRRNLWRRPIAGMIELVEELQRAGIPVAVLSNSEGRLAELADELGWRARFVAIADSGKLGFEKPGREIFAWTAAALGVSLEHVAHVGDSLAADVEGALAAGMRAVWFGGESRRIAGLGERVAVASDAAGVRAALQGFGLSFP